AGCGCTGCTTGCACCATTTGCGTGCCAATCCCCTGTCCGCGAAGTTCAGAACTGACTGCAACTCCATCTAGAACTGCAAATTTATGATATACCCGATGCATCATTGTGGGCACATACAGGAGGCTAAAAGTACCTACAGCTTGGTGTTTTTCCACAGCAAGGTAGATCTGGTAGTTGGGAAACTGTGTGATTTCTGTGAGGATTTTTTCTGCGAGATCGCTTGACATGGGTGTCTGTCCATCCATGTCAGCATAAAGGTAATTTAATATCGGCCAATCTTCACGGGTAGCAATGCGGATATCAACAGTCATAATTAACCTCTGGTTTTGTGGTTCGTGGTAGTCCCATTACTGCATTTTCTGTAAATAACAATACATCTACGCCCTGGGGATAAGCTTGATGATTCTGCACCCAGAATTCCCAAAAATGGCGATTCAGTGTGGGGGAGACCCTTCGCTGGTCTAAAATTCCCGGTCCTGTTAAGATTACAGGTTGCCCAATTTCAAAACTTTCCACCTGTATCAACAGTGTTGTTGAGGCTTCTGGTTGTTCTGCGGTACCACAGTGGAAAATAGACAATTCTGGTAATGCTGTCAAATCTTGAATTAAAGCAAAATCAGCTTCTTTTGGGTGCTGGGTGAAGCGACAACCAGTGTGGAACAACAACCAAGCCCTAACTTCAGCAGCAAAACTCGGCTGTAGCCATACCACAACATCTAAATCTAGCAACGTCAGACAAGCCGCCCCACATGCAGGCTTTAAACTAAAAGGCACAGTCATGCTGGTAGTTATCGGGTCAGAGTTTCCCGGTCGAGCATGGGCATCCAGCAGCGCCCGAAACGTCCTCTGGGCATCATGAATTGGGTCTGGAAAGCCTGGTAAATGCGTAACTGTATTTGACATTTTTTTTACCCTTCACCCCTGACCATTGTGTAGAAATTGACCTTAGTAGCGGCTGTTTGACGCTGGTTGAGTTCCTGCTGTTGTTGACTTTGTATTTGCAAGGGTTGAATTACCTCAGACTGAATTTGATCGTGCCAGTTTGAGGTTTGTAGCAAAGCATCACAAACAGCGGCTAGTTCCGCATGGCGGTGCGATCGCCCTGCTACATAACCAAATCCAGCGATCGCCTGCTCTTCTTGACTCTCTAATTGCACCACACACCGAGTCATGGTCATTTCTCCCAAGTTAAATACAGTACCCGTACCACCAGCGCGTCCCCGAACCATTGCTAAACCAATTTCTGGATTACGTAGTAGTTTATACTTTGGCAAATCCCCCAATTTGTTTACTAATTTTTCCAATAGCTCTGACTCAGCTTTAGCTAATGTTGCCATCCATGCTTGTCGCGGCGTCACAGTACCCATAAGTTAGTTTAAAGATAATTGGTCTACAGGAGATTGCGGTTTGTATTTCTTTGGTGAAAAAACGCATTTTTCATTACAGCCATTTTCTGGTAAATAGACCACGCTTTTGGGGCGCAAGGCCTTGCGCCCCTACGAAGCTCTGTGGTTATTCGGTGAAAATCGCTGTGACGTTATTTTACAGCAATTTCGTCAGACTTACGCACTGTACAAATTGACTATTATGTGAATAACGATTGGTTAAGAAAACAAGTTCCTTGGTTAAGAAAACAAGTGCTTTCGTTACCAAGACAAGTATAGGACTTACGCACTGTACAAATTTGGCATGGTATGCTTTTACCAAAATACGTTGTTTCAGGCTTTGATTAATTATTACTTTGATGGTAAACAGACCCGCATTGTAGGGGTTTAGCAATGCTAAACCCCTACGACATCTCCGGTTTTTTGGCAGCCCATATTTTGTGTTTTTTGTCAATGCGTAAGTCCTAGAATTATAAAAAAAGGTTTAAAAAATGAAAAAATAAAGGATATTAGTCATGAAATTTAAGCCAATGACTTTATCAAAACAGCTAGCCCTGACCGATTCAGAAACTCTTGAAGAGGTTCTAATTTGTTTGAGTGAAAATATTTCGATTAAAACGCAAGGAGCTTGTGACCAGAAAACTTTATTTGAAATTTTAGTAGGAGCAGCAAGCAACGCAGATAGTATTGAGAATACAAGCAAAATATTAAATAATAGTCCTTGATATGAAAATTGATAGCAGCGATGAAAAACACCTTCGTCCACTTGAGAAAAACCCCAACACCATGACCCCCTGTGCTAGATAATAGGTTGTGGTATTGGAAATTGGCATTTATGTACCGCAAGAATCAAGAAATTTTAAGGTTTCCATCCTCCCCTATAGCGATATCACAGTTTCAGCAGATTGGCCAGTCCCGTGACGAGGGCGAAGATGTAAAGTGATTTCCGTATCGAGTCGCTTGAGGAAAATGAGGAGTTTGCCCTCACTGAACCGTTGAAACTCTCCTTTCATCAAATGAGATACTTCTGGCTGGGGAATGCCAAGAAGTTCGCTGATTTCACGCTGTTTCAGGTTGCGTTCTTTCAAAAGGCGTAGTACCTGAATCCCTATCTTTC
The Gloeotrichia echinulata CP02 DNA segment above includes these coding regions:
- a CDS encoding GNAT family N-acetyltransferase; the encoded protein is MTVDIRIATREDWPILNYLYADMDGQTPMSSDLAEKILTEITQFPNYQIYLAVEKHQAVGTFSLLYVPTMMHRVYHKFAVLDGVAVSSELRGQGIGTQMVQAALKLSTEAGCYKLMLSSNIKRERAHQFYQSLGFKQHGWSFQCVLQPSVESDN
- the phnH gene encoding phosphonate C-P lyase system protein PhnH encodes the protein MSNTVTHLPGFPDPIHDAQRTFRALLDAHARPGNSDPITTSMTVPFSLKPACGAACLTLLDLDVVVWLQPSFAAEVRAWLLFHTGCRFTQHPKEADFALIQDLTALPELSIFHCGTAEQPEASTTLLIQVESFEIGQPVILTGPGILDQRRVSPTLNRHFWEFWVQNHQAYPQGVDVLLFTENAVMGLPRTTKPEVNYDC
- the phnG gene encoding phosphonate C-P lyase system protein PhnG, coding for MGTVTPRQAWMATLAKAESELLEKLVNKLGDLPKYKLLRNPEIGLAMVRGRAGGTGTVFNLGEMTMTRCVVQLESQEEQAIAGFGYVAGRSHRHAELAAVCDALLQTSNWHDQIQSEVIQPLQIQSQQQQELNQRQTAATKVNFYTMVRGEG
- a CDS encoding XRE family transcriptional regulator, giving the protein MTQEPVFEESSGNVFADLGLSDADELFTRGKIGIQVLRLLKERNLKQREISELLGIPQPEVSHLMKGEFQRFSEGKLLIFLKRLDTEITLHLRPRHGTGQSAETVISL